The Blastomonas fulva genome contains a region encoding:
- a CDS encoding VOC family protein: MMTGHHYQNAYICDDIDAAIAAFGQRADIADVRPFDVEQMLWTPAGMKRVATRLAFIWTGDLQYELIQVVADDSGLYANFADNGGLLHFHHVCMRVPEWEPFRAAVSQQDLPVVLERANEGDQLKFLYLDGRSFCGHYLEYCWMTDEMWARLGGPA; this comes from the coding sequence ATGATGACCGGCCATCACTATCAGAATGCCTATATCTGCGACGATATCGACGCCGCGATCGCCGCTTTCGGGCAGCGGGCGGACATCGCTGATGTGCGCCCCTTCGATGTCGAACAGATGCTCTGGACGCCCGCGGGAATGAAGCGGGTTGCAACACGGCTGGCGTTCATCTGGACTGGCGATCTGCAATATGAGCTGATTCAGGTGGTGGCCGATGACAGCGGGCTCTATGCCAACTTTGCCGACAACGGCGGCCTGCTCCATTTTCACCATGTTTGCATGCGCGTGCCCGAATGGGAGCCGTTTCGCGCGGCGGTGTCGCAGCAGGACCTGCCCGTTGTGCTGGAACGCGCCAATGAAGGCGATCAGCTGAAGTTTCTCTACCTCGATGGACGCAGCTTCTGCGGGCATTATCTGGAATATTGCTGGATGACTGATGAGATGTGGGCTCGGCTTGGTGGTCCGGCGTGA
- a CDS encoding SDR family NAD(P)-dependent oxidoreductase, translating to MTDLAQRYGPWAVIAGGSEGVGAAFAHQLADAGINLLLIARNAATLAGVSAEITAAHTVHVRTAVIDLAADDMADKVAASTSDIDVGLLVYNAGAASGPQLVIDQSPDEIMRLIRLNTIGQTLLARHFGQSMAAQGRGGIILLGSMGANAGCMQLAVYSAVKAYTLTFAEGLWAELHPLGIDVAALMIGRTRTPALERSEYGQDSGIPAAEPDDIARFALANLGAGPVLVPPELEAAFLALRAMPRRQAVETMTRALAPQTRR from the coding sequence GTGACCGATCTGGCGCAGCGTTATGGTCCTTGGGCAGTTATTGCCGGGGGGTCAGAGGGGGTCGGCGCGGCGTTCGCGCATCAGCTTGCCGATGCGGGAATCAATCTGCTGTTGATTGCGCGCAATGCCGCCACGCTGGCGGGAGTCTCTGCCGAGATAACAGCCGCCCACACCGTGCACGTGAGGACCGCAGTGATCGACCTTGCAGCGGACGACATGGCCGACAAGGTGGCCGCCTCGACCTCCGACATTGATGTTGGTCTGCTGGTCTACAATGCTGGTGCCGCCTCGGGCCCGCAACTGGTCATCGACCAGAGCCCGGACGAGATCATGCGGTTGATTCGCCTCAACACCATTGGGCAGACTCTGCTGGCCAGGCATTTTGGGCAGTCGATGGCCGCGCAGGGCAGGGGCGGCATCATCCTGCTGGGGTCGATGGGCGCAAATGCTGGCTGCATGCAGCTCGCGGTGTACAGCGCGGTGAAGGCCTATACTCTGACCTTTGCCGAAGGGCTTTGGGCAGAGTTGCACCCGTTGGGGATCGATGTGGCCGCGCTGATGATCGGGCGGACCCGCACACCCGCGCTTGAGCGGTCCGAATATGGCCAGGACAGCGGCATTCCTGCGGCCGAGCCAGACGATATCGCGCGATTTGCGCTTGCGAATCTGGGCGCCGGACCGGTGCTCGTCCCGCCGGAACTGGAGGCGGCTTTTCTGGCATTGCGGGCCATGCCCCGCCGCCAGGCAGTGGAAACGATGACGCGGGCGCTTGCCCCGCAAACACGCCGGTAG
- a CDS encoding VOC family protein: MLSVARYGTRDLARATEFYDVIAALLGARRVMERDELVAYKGADGGMFLIGLPFAGEASVGNGSQVGFSAPSRDIVDAVHAEAIALGGTCEGPPGVRGPDGPNGFYAAYFRDRDGNKIMVMRVGP, encoded by the coding sequence ATGCTGAGCGTTGCGCGTTACGGAACCCGCGATCTGGCGCGGGCCACAGAATTCTATGATGTCATTGCGGCGCTGCTCGGCGCGCGGCGAGTGATGGAGCGCGACGAGCTTGTCGCCTATAAAGGGGCAGACGGCGGCATGTTCCTGATCGGTCTTCCATTCGCGGGCGAAGCCAGCGTGGGCAACGGGTCGCAGGTCGGCTTTTCGGCACCCAGCAGAGACATCGTCGATGCGGTACATGCCGAAGCGATTGCGCTGGGAGGTACCTGTGAAGGCCCTCCGGGAGTGCGCGGGCCCGATGGTCCCAATGGCTTTTATGCTGCCTATTTCCGCGATCGGGATGGCAACAAGATCATGGTGATGCGGGTCGGCCCCTGA
- a CDS encoding aromatic ring-hydroxylating oxygenase subunit alpha, whose amino-acid sequence MAFLGTRPIPAKPYYDPAWFELEREAVFRRSWLQIGHVCELPDVGSFVRRELEVLGASLLVVRGKDGTLRAFHNVCTHRGTQLVEEVQGKRATFSCPYHMWTFGGDGALLSAPDFDSFGLDKRDCALKQVALDVCAGMIFVNFAAQPQDLREWLGELADQMETLPVARATTFSEYSYDIAANWKLTYDNFQENYHLRFIHPRSGQSAFSAENPFGYPKEYAFHDPHRTQTIWTNPDPRPAPMLADAFARLVPRAMEQGLLTTPHHRTYFALFPSFFMLGTPLQNFVHVVYPVTATQSRGVIRLYWVGDDANASERFGREAIMGTARDVHCEDVAVIEAGQRGLSSGALEHIHFQTQEALCRHLFNMVEAAVVAYQAEQIA is encoded by the coding sequence GTGGCATTCCTTGGAACACGCCCCATTCCGGCCAAGCCCTATTATGACCCGGCCTGGTTCGAACTCGAGCGGGAAGCTGTGTTCAGGCGCAGCTGGCTGCAGATCGGCCATGTCTGCGAACTGCCCGATGTAGGAAGCTTCGTCAGGCGGGAGCTCGAAGTACTCGGCGCATCACTGTTAGTCGTCCGCGGCAAGGACGGCACGCTCCGCGCCTTCCACAACGTGTGCACCCACCGGGGAACCCAGCTGGTGGAGGAAGTCCAAGGCAAGCGCGCAACCTTTTCATGCCCTTACCATATGTGGACCTTCGGAGGCGACGGAGCCCTGCTCTCGGCACCCGACTTTGATAGCTTCGGTCTCGACAAAAGGGACTGCGCGCTCAAGCAGGTCGCGCTAGACGTTTGCGCAGGGATGATCTTCGTCAACTTTGCCGCACAACCGCAAGACTTGCGGGAATGGCTCGGCGAGCTTGCCGATCAGATGGAAACTCTGCCGGTGGCAAGAGCGACGACGTTCAGCGAGTACAGCTATGACATCGCCGCCAACTGGAAGCTGACCTACGACAACTTTCAGGAGAACTACCACCTGCGCTTCATCCACCCGCGCAGCGGCCAGAGCGCGTTCTCTGCAGAAAACCCGTTCGGCTACCCCAAGGAATACGCCTTCCACGATCCGCACCGCACCCAGACGATCTGGACCAACCCCGATCCCAGGCCCGCACCGATGCTGGCCGACGCCTTTGCGCGGCTGGTCCCGCGCGCCATGGAGCAGGGGCTGCTGACAACGCCGCACCACCGCACATATTTTGCGCTTTTCCCCAGCTTCTTCATGCTCGGGACACCGCTGCAGAACTTCGTCCACGTGGTCTATCCCGTCACCGCCACCCAGTCGCGCGGCGTGATCCGGCTCTATTGGGTGGGCGATGACGCCAATGCCAGCGAGCGATTTGGGCGCGAGGCGATCATGGGCACCGCCCGCGATGTGCACTGCGAAGATGTCGCGGTGATCGAGGCGGGCCAAAGGGGGCTTTCCAGCGGAGCGTTGGAGCACATCCATTTTCAAACGCAGGAGGCGTTGTGTCGTCACCTGTTCAACATGGTCGAAGCTGCCGTGGTTGCCTATCAGGCGGAGCAGATCGCATGA
- a CDS encoding helix-turn-helix domain-containing protein, which yields MRSTESNKAKIANRVIEVLDFFDDNHTEATVMDIVRRYNRPQSSTSELLSSLVNLGLLYKDPVSRSYSPTPRAALLGSVAQPEYIRDGQLMAMVDRLVAQTGLAIAVFGMVGLNVQIFSWRGGNSTLATARSQGFGSGMQERMTDSAAGLLLLSTIMQPRRDGTIRRLNAEASEDRKFSFPEMSAKVEQVRAAGYACGMAGFGSIADTCAVLLPNQAPNRPIAIGFVYEPSHQIDPETLHRLLTQALARCDEQSQLSASVLPMSSAA from the coding sequence ATGCGCTCGACAGAGTCAAACAAGGCAAAAATTGCCAACCGCGTCATCGAAGTTCTTGATTTTTTTGATGATAATCACACCGAGGCAACCGTGATGGACATCGTCCGGCGCTACAATCGGCCGCAGTCCAGCACCTCCGAACTGCTCTCAAGCCTTGTGAACCTGGGTCTGCTGTATAAGGATCCGGTCAGCCGCTCCTACTCACCGACGCCGCGTGCAGCCCTGCTGGGCTCGGTCGCACAGCCCGAATACATCCGCGACGGCCAGCTGATGGCCATGGTCGATCGGCTGGTGGCACAGACAGGCCTTGCCATTGCGGTGTTCGGCATGGTCGGCCTTAATGTGCAGATCTTCAGCTGGCGCGGTGGCAACTCCACGCTCGCCACGGCGCGCAGCCAGGGCTTTGGCAGCGGCATGCAGGAGCGCATGACGGATAGCGCTGCAGGCCTCCTGCTCCTCTCCACGATCATGCAGCCCCGCCGCGATGGCACCATCCGCCGCCTCAACGCCGAAGCGAGCGAAGACCGGAAATTCTCGTTCCCCGAGATGTCGGCCAAGGTCGAACAGGTACGCGCTGCCGGCTATGCCTGCGGGATGGCAGGGTTCGGATCGATTGCCGATACTTGCGCGGTACTTCTCCCCAACCAGGCGCCCAACCGTCCAATCGCTATCGGCTTCGTCTACGAGCCGTCGCATCAGATCGACCCCGAGACGCTGCACAGGTTACTGACCCAGGCGCTCGCACGCTGTGATGAGCAGTCACAACTTAGCGCATCGGTGCTGCCGATGTCCTCGGCGGCCTGA
- a CDS encoding class I adenylate-forming enzyme family protein: MPDTVPLLADMVRQALARDCDRPAIEFEGRWTSWGELAYMASSVEQQIEASGVGPNAPVAFVPRNRPSSIATLLGLLAAKRTVRMIYPFQSAAVIAQQIAKLEPAVAILDEVDLAAPIGTILATEGIAGIVLDHDAIGPIEGAARALGIAAQRTGPEAPLLEILTSGTTGPPKQFPIRHQMIAESLIGAHALTAEAQKSAADLPPYLLYFPLGNISGIYSTVPTLVRGQRACLLDRFSIDAWHQYVVRHRPAHSGIPPASMQALLDADIPVADLASIKAMGVGAAPLSPDLQRAFEDHYGIPVLLSYGATEFGGPVCAWSLPLHAKWGRKKLGSVGLPLPGAQIRIVDPESGAVLGPNSGGRVEVISPRIGSGWIQTSDLGRIDEDGFLFLQGRSDSAIMRGGFKILPDVIENALLRHPAITEAAVVHLPDPRLGQAPAAMVVPSPGTSPPTVESMEAHLRNLLPATHVPVAWHIADCLPRNPSMKIDRPVIRQIFKDLVAKRN; this comes from the coding sequence TTGCCTGACACCGTGCCTTTGCTGGCCGACATGGTCCGGCAGGCACTGGCGCGCGATTGCGACCGACCCGCCATCGAGTTCGAGGGGCGTTGGACCAGTTGGGGCGAACTGGCTTACATGGCATCATCGGTCGAACAGCAGATTGAAGCGAGTGGTGTCGGTCCGAACGCGCCTGTAGCCTTTGTGCCGCGCAATCGGCCGTCGTCGATTGCCACACTGCTAGGTCTGCTGGCAGCCAAGCGGACTGTAAGGATGATCTATCCGTTCCAGTCAGCGGCTGTCATCGCCCAGCAGATCGCAAAGCTGGAACCGGCGGTCGCAATCCTTGACGAGGTTGATCTGGCCGCGCCAATCGGCACGATCCTGGCGACAGAGGGCATTGCCGGTATCGTGCTGGACCACGACGCCATTGGCCCGATCGAAGGGGCAGCGCGCGCACTGGGTATTGCCGCCCAGCGCACCGGGCCAGAAGCGCCATTGCTGGAAATTCTGACCAGCGGCACCACCGGTCCGCCCAAGCAGTTTCCGATCCGGCACCAGATGATTGCCGAAAGCCTGATCGGGGCACACGCGCTCACTGCAGAAGCGCAAAAGAGCGCAGCGGACCTGCCACCCTATCTGCTCTATTTTCCGCTCGGCAATATCTCCGGCATCTATTCGACCGTGCCGACGCTGGTTCGCGGGCAGCGGGCATGTCTGCTCGACCGGTTCAGCATCGATGCCTGGCACCAATATGTTGTGCGCCATCGCCCTGCCCACAGCGGCATTCCTCCGGCGAGCATGCAGGCGTTGCTGGACGCCGACATTCCGGTTGCGGACCTTGCATCGATCAAGGCCATGGGGGTCGGCGCGGCACCCCTTTCGCCGGACTTGCAGCGTGCGTTCGAGGATCACTATGGCATCCCGGTCCTGTTATCTTACGGAGCGACGGAGTTTGGTGGCCCGGTTTGTGCCTGGTCGCTGCCGCTCCACGCAAAATGGGGACGCAAGAAATTGGGCAGTGTCGGCCTGCCGCTGCCGGGGGCTCAGATTCGCATCGTCGATCCGGAGAGCGGGGCGGTGCTCGGGCCCAATAGCGGAGGCCGGGTCGAAGTGATATCGCCCCGCATCGGGTCAGGCTGGATCCAGACGTCCGACCTGGGGCGGATCGACGAAGACGGGTTCCTTTTCCTCCAGGGCCGGTCGGACAGCGCGATCATGCGCGGCGGATTCAAAATCCTCCCCGACGTGATCGAGAATGCCTTGCTACGCCACCCTGCGATTACCGAAGCAGCCGTGGTCCACCTGCCTGATCCTCGGCTGGGCCAGGCGCCCGCCGCTATGGTGGTTCCGTCACCTGGAACCTCGCCCCCAACGGTCGAATCGATGGAGGCACATCTGCGCAATCTGTTGCCGGCAACGCATGTGCCGGTGGCATGGCATATCGCAGACTGCCTTCCGCGCAACCCTTCAATGAAGATCGACCGCCCCGTCATCCGGCAGATTTTCAAGGACTTGGTCGCAAAACGGAACTAA
- a CDS encoding CaiB/BaiF CoA transferase family protein — MTKVMQGVRVLEVAQFTFVPAAGGILADWGADVIKVEHPVRGDTQRGFLNMGGVTLDPLRHTLVEHPNRGKRSVGIDVSTPEGQQVLYELAKTADVFLTNYLPQVRQKNKFDVEHIRAINPDIIYARGSALGDKGPEREVGGFDGTCFWARSGIAHAMTPEEMPGPLGQGIPAFGDSIGGMFIAGGISSALYHREKTGEAVELDVSLLSTAWWASGAVIAQGMETGILTRNAMPHSGGGAKNPFMGNYWTSDGGTINLCIVSPTGLIRDTFEHIGRPDAADDPRFKDVPSLIENAAAASGILAGAFAAQPFAYWRQHLKTMRGQWAPVQSLIDLTTDEQAVANDMIIEVEGADGGAPLRLVRGPVQFNHEPLVTTRAPQASEHTELVLMELGMEWDRIEALKNAGAIA, encoded by the coding sequence ATGACCAAGGTAATGCAGGGCGTTCGCGTTCTGGAAGTCGCGCAATTCACGTTCGTACCGGCAGCAGGCGGCATTCTGGCCGATTGGGGTGCGGATGTTATCAAGGTGGAGCATCCGGTTCGCGGCGACACCCAACGCGGATTCCTCAATATGGGAGGCGTCACGCTGGACCCCTTGCGCCACACGCTGGTCGAGCATCCCAACCGGGGCAAACGCAGCGTGGGGATCGATGTTTCAACGCCCGAGGGGCAACAGGTGCTGTACGAGCTCGCCAAGACTGCCGACGTATTCCTCACCAACTATCTGCCGCAGGTCCGACAGAAGAACAAATTCGATGTCGAACATATCCGGGCGATCAATCCCGACATCATCTATGCCCGCGGCAGCGCGCTGGGAGACAAGGGACCCGAGCGCGAGGTCGGCGGTTTCGACGGCACGTGCTTCTGGGCACGCAGCGGAATTGCCCATGCGATGACGCCCGAAGAAATGCCCGGACCTTTGGGCCAGGGCATCCCCGCTTTCGGCGATTCGATCGGCGGCATGTTCATTGCAGGCGGTATATCTTCAGCACTCTACCACCGCGAAAAGACCGGGGAGGCGGTGGAACTCGACGTATCGCTGCTGTCTACCGCATGGTGGGCATCAGGCGCAGTCATTGCACAGGGTATGGAAACGGGCATCCTCACCCGCAATGCCATGCCGCATTCGGGTGGCGGCGCCAAAAACCCGTTCATGGGCAATTATTGGACATCCGATGGGGGCACGATCAACCTATGCATTGTCAGCCCGACCGGACTGATCCGTGATACTTTCGAGCATATCGGCAGGCCCGATGCAGCGGACGATCCGCGCTTCAAGGATGTACCAAGTCTGATCGAAAACGCCGCAGCCGCGAGCGGCATTCTGGCGGGCGCCTTTGCAGCGCAGCCCTTTGCCTATTGGCGACAGCACCTCAAGACGATGCGGGGCCAGTGGGCTCCGGTGCAGAGCCTGATCGACCTCACGACCGACGAACAGGCCGTCGCAAACGACATGATCATCGAGGTGGAAGGCGCAGACGGCGGCGCGCCGCTTCGGCTGGTGCGAGGCCCGGTGCAGTTCAACCACGAACCCTTGGTCACGACCCGCGCACCGCAGGCATCCGAACACACCGAACTGGTCCTGATGGAGTTGGGCATGGAATGGGACCGGATTGAAGCGCTGAAGAACGCCGGCGCCATTGCCTGA
- a CDS encoding SDR family oxidoreductase: MKIDTTLSAIVTGGASGLGLATVRALREAGAKVSIFDLNEEAGQAIATNLGAVFCKVDIMSEDSVLAGFEAARAANGQERALVHCAMVAGGGKTVSWDKENSRYKRAPTDGFERGMLGIAVASYRMASIAALGMAAADPVNDDGERGTIILTSSCAAQDGQIGQVTYGSGKGAVNAMVLPMARDLMDVGIRVNAIMPGTFATPPMLMVKERAPAIFAALESSVPFPKRLGEPHEFGSLAMELIRNTYFNGQCIRLDGGIRMPPR, from the coding sequence ATGAAAATCGACACCACGCTTTCGGCCATTGTGACCGGCGGAGCCTCCGGCCTTGGCCTCGCCACGGTAAGGGCGCTACGCGAGGCTGGCGCAAAGGTCTCCATTTTCGACCTCAACGAGGAGGCGGGCCAGGCGATCGCAACGAACCTGGGCGCGGTGTTCTGCAAGGTCGACATCATGTCTGAAGATAGCGTGCTGGCGGGGTTCGAGGCGGCCCGCGCTGCCAATGGCCAGGAACGGGCCCTTGTGCATTGCGCGATGGTCGCCGGTGGCGGCAAGACTGTGAGCTGGGACAAGGAAAATAGCCGCTACAAGCGCGCGCCTACCGATGGGTTTGAACGCGGGATGCTCGGGATCGCGGTGGCCAGCTATCGCATGGCGTCGATTGCCGCACTTGGCATGGCGGCGGCAGACCCGGTCAACGACGATGGAGAACGGGGCACGATTATCCTTACCTCAAGCTGCGCAGCGCAGGATGGCCAGATCGGACAGGTGACGTATGGATCGGGCAAGGGTGCCGTCAACGCCATGGTGCTGCCAATGGCGCGCGATCTGATGGACGTCGGCATCCGGGTCAACGCGATCATGCCCGGCACATTTGCCACCCCGCCGATGCTCATGGTCAAAGAACGGGCTCCGGCCATTTTTGCAGCCCTCGAATCATCGGTGCCGTTCCCCAAACGTCTGGGTGAGCCGCACGAATTCGGCAGTCTGGCGATGGAGCTGATCCGCAATACCTATTTCAACGGCCAGTGCATCCGGCTTGATGGCGGCATTCGCATGCCGCCGCGCTAG
- a CDS encoding acetyl-CoA C-acetyltransferase produces the protein MAEAYIIDAVRTPRSIGKLGKGALSTLHPQHVAATVLKALKDRNTLNTADVDDIIWGCSAQAGLQGGDMGRMAALDAGYDVRASGVTLDRFCGSGITATSLAAAQVMSGMEDLVIAGGTEMMSQVTDFGMKMREAGLSAGGIGTGNARLQAKHPQSNQGVCADAIASMEGIGRADLEAFGVESQRRAAVAMAEDRFAKSTVPVIADDGSVILDREEYPRPDTSAEGLAAMKPAFAMIADMPSAKDGPTFRQLINSKYPDLEIVPAHHVGTSSGVVDGAAAILLASESYVQKSGLKPRARIVATANVGDCPTLMLNAPVPAARKVLEKAGLSSNDIDVWEVNEAFAVVVEKFIRDLDLDRSKVNPNGGSIALGHPIGATGAILIGTALDELERTGGRYGLITMCAAGGMAPAIIIERI, from the coding sequence ATGGCAGAAGCCTATATCATCGACGCCGTCCGCACCCCACGCAGCATCGGCAAGCTGGGCAAGGGCGCGCTTTCGACCCTGCATCCGCAGCACGTGGCGGCAACGGTGCTGAAGGCATTGAAGGATCGCAATACCCTCAACACCGCCGATGTCGATGACATCATCTGGGGCTGCTCGGCGCAGGCGGGCCTTCAGGGTGGCGACATGGGCCGCATGGCAGCGCTGGACGCGGGATATGACGTCCGGGCCAGCGGGGTCACGCTCGACCGGTTCTGCGGATCCGGCATCACCGCCACCAGCCTGGCCGCCGCGCAGGTGATGTCCGGCATGGAAGACCTTGTCATTGCAGGCGGCACGGAGATGATGAGCCAGGTTACGGATTTCGGCATGAAGATGCGCGAAGCCGGGCTATCTGCCGGAGGGATCGGCACCGGCAACGCCAGGCTGCAGGCAAAGCACCCCCAGTCGAACCAGGGGGTCTGCGCCGATGCGATCGCATCGATGGAGGGCATCGGCCGCGCCGATCTGGAAGCCTTTGGCGTTGAGAGCCAGCGTCGCGCCGCTGTCGCGATGGCCGAGGACCGCTTCGCCAAATCGACTGTGCCGGTCATTGCCGACGACGGCAGCGTCATCCTCGACCGCGAGGAATATCCCCGGCCCGACACCAGCGCGGAAGGGTTGGCCGCGATGAAACCCGCGTTCGCGATGATCGCCGACATGCCTTCGGCCAAGGACGGTCCCACGTTTCGCCAGCTGATCAACAGCAAGTATCCAGACCTTGAGATTGTGCCGGCGCACCATGTCGGTACGTCCTCGGGCGTGGTCGATGGCGCCGCTGCGATCCTGCTGGCCTCCGAATCCTATGTTCAAAAGAGCGGGCTGAAGCCGCGCGCGCGTATCGTTGCCACCGCCAATGTGGGCGATTGCCCAACCCTGATGCTAAACGCGCCTGTGCCCGCGGCCCGCAAGGTTCTGGAAAAAGCCGGGCTGAGCAGCAACGACATCGACGTGTGGGAAGTCAACGAGGCCTTCGCCGTCGTCGTCGAGAAGTTCATCCGCGACCTCGATCTCGATCGTTCGAAGGTGAACCCCAATGGCGGATCGATTGCGCTGGGCCACCCGATCGGCGCGACCGGTGCCATCCTGATCGGCACGGCGCTGGACGAGCTGGAACGCACCGGTGGCCGTTACGGGTTGATCACGATGTGCGCTGCCGGCGGAATGGCCCCCGCCATCATCATCGAACGGATATGA
- a CDS encoding MFS transporter: protein MFAPLKEPVFRRIWSASLLSNFGQLILGVGAAWEMTRQTGDPGMVALVQTAMMLPLMLVAAPAGAIADMFDKRKIAMSGLAISASGAAALTGLAWLGLATPWVLLSFCVLIGAGVAIYSPAWQSSLGEQVGPAQLPAAIALGSISYNVARSFGPALGGIIVLVAGAHAAFAVNAVGYLPLLLALALWRRQHVPSRLPPERIDRAIISGARFVFHSAIMRKVLWRAFLFGMVGATGSALAPLIAKDLLHGNASTFGILLGASGAGAVAGALLVNRLNSWLGVELATRLMMLVSGSALIVVGFSHSLLLTCLAMFVAGGSSILSIALFNVAVQVGAPRWVTARALSLFSAALTGGIAIGAAMWGVIASHTSIEFAMVASGGGLLALPLLMILFPLPRDIAAASEMAEMQADPEVGLEITMRSGPIVIAIDYAVEPDDARAFYRSMLDLQRVRLRNGGFNWSLSRDIADERLWTERFQFPTWGDFLRTRDRYTQADLRAQTRADAYLVTGFVKQVRRQLERPFGSVRWQKDSPDTRQDAVNYLGP from the coding sequence ATGTTTGCGCCGCTGAAGGAACCGGTGTTCCGGCGCATCTGGAGCGCAAGCCTGCTGTCTAATTTCGGTCAGCTGATCCTGGGGGTCGGTGCCGCCTGGGAGATGACGCGCCAGACGGGCGATCCAGGGATGGTGGCTCTTGTCCAGACGGCCATGATGCTGCCCTTGATGCTGGTTGCGGCGCCAGCAGGCGCGATTGCCGACATGTTCGACAAACGCAAGATCGCGATGTCCGGCCTCGCAATATCGGCGTCCGGTGCTGCTGCTCTGACTGGTCTCGCGTGGCTGGGGCTGGCGACTCCGTGGGTTCTGCTCAGCTTTTGCGTGCTGATCGGTGCGGGCGTTGCGATCTACAGCCCGGCCTGGCAATCGTCGCTCGGCGAACAGGTTGGCCCTGCGCAGCTTCCGGCGGCCATAGCGCTCGGATCAATCAGCTATAATGTCGCCCGCAGTTTCGGGCCTGCGCTGGGCGGCATCATCGTGCTGGTGGCGGGCGCGCATGCCGCGTTCGCGGTCAACGCGGTGGGGTATTTGCCGCTCCTCCTCGCGCTGGCGCTTTGGCGCCGTCAACACGTGCCATCGCGGCTGCCGCCCGAGCGCATCGACCGAGCCATCATCTCCGGCGCGCGGTTCGTGTTTCACTCCGCTATCATGCGCAAGGTGCTGTGGCGGGCGTTCCTGTTCGGGATGGTGGGGGCGACCGGATCGGCGCTTGCACCACTGATCGCCAAGGACCTGCTGCACGGCAACGCCAGCACGTTCGGCATCCTGCTGGGAGCGAGCGGCGCGGGGGCCGTGGCCGGTGCCCTATTGGTCAACCGTCTGAACAGCTGGCTTGGCGTGGAACTCGCCACACGGCTGATGATGCTGGTTTCGGGTTCGGCCCTGATCGTCGTGGGGTTCAGCCATTCGCTCCTGCTGACGTGCCTGGCAATGTTCGTTGCGGGCGGGTCCAGCATCCTCAGCATCGCCTTGTTCAATGTCGCCGTGCAGGTGGGGGCACCGCGTTGGGTCACGGCGCGCGCGCTTTCTCTGTTTTCCGCCGCACTGACCGGAGGGATCGCGATCGGCGCGGCGATGTGGGGCGTGATTGCAAGCCATACGTCGATCGAGTTTGCGATGGTGGCATCGGGCGGGGGTCTGTTGGCATTGCCGTTGCTGATGATCCTGTTTCCGCTGCCCCGGGATATCGCGGCTGCCTCGGAAATGGCCGAGATGCAGGCGGACCCCGAGGTTGGCCTGGAAATCACTATGCGGTCAGGCCCGATCGTCATCGCCATCGACTATGCGGTGGAACCAGACGATGCCCGCGCTTTCTATCGCAGCATGCTGGACCTGCAGCGGGTGCGGCTGCGCAACGGCGGTTTCAACTGGTCGCTGTCTCGCGACATTGCCGATGAAAGGCTGTGGACCGAACGCTTCCAGTTCCCGACCTGGGGCGACTTTCTGCGCACGCGCGACCGGTACACCCAGGCTGATCTGCGGGCGCAGACACGGGCTGATGCGTACCTTGTCACCGGCTTTGTAAAACAGGTTCGCCGCCAGCTCGAACGCCCGTTCGGGTCGGTGCGCTGGCAGAAGGATTCGCCCGACACGCGGCAGGATGCCGTCAATTATCTTGGACCTTGA